From Hydra vulgaris chromosome 07, alternate assembly HydraT2T_AEP, a single genomic window includes:
- the LOC136082200 gene encoding uncharacterized protein LOC136082200, whose amino-acid sequence MRNTSYLSWNTITKKNHENRFEEFLENLFDISQNNIEDKIKSDKDMPRSNDAVIEDLAFLQDQRTMRRGVISDKYDIDMQQRVERRIKRKVDFEMDEVISHNSDEFEASVSSDSDLDFQERVETQLPTHTKLKRQKHSKLGCSEIAIEFDRDNLILATTPVSVRCGISIRSQTMFLGAVIKALGGNVNDLNISRSSVARSRFKYIEDLGTTIRSSYYEEMAGKNLILHFDSKLVKEIEEKLKITVKKERVAISVTSPEFTTKDNRLLGIIPVESTKGKNQAIVIQNILEYFEIADNIIGVCTDTTSSNTGRLNGAIIIISRILNKCLFWFMCRHHIYELHINHAIQAITKVKSKGPSKSMYLAFQRNWETSHESVNSRVPELKIFDWNKLK is encoded by the exons ATGCGAAATACAAGTTATCTTTCCTGGAacacaattaccaaaaaaaatcacGAAAATCGGTTTGAAGAATTTCTTGagaatttatttgatatttctcAAAACAACATAGAAGATAAAATCAAATCAGATAAAGATATGCCAAGATCGAATGATGCAGTTATAGAAGATTTGGCTTTTCTTCAAGATCAAAGAACAATGAGGAGAGGTGTAATAAGTGATAAATATGACATTGATATGCAGCAAAGAGTTGAAAGGAGAATTAAAAG AAAAGTTGATTTTGAAATGGATGAAGTGATCTCTCATAACTCAGATGAATTTGAGGCATCAG TTTCTAGTGATAGTGATTTAGATTTTCAAGAAAGAGTTGAAACCCAGCTTCCAACACACACAAAGCTAAAGCGTCAAAAACACTCTAAGTTGGGCTGTTCAGAAATTGCAATAGAGTTTGACAGAGACAATCTTATATTAGCTACAACACCTGTTAGTGTTAGATGCGGAATCAGCATTCGCTCACAAACAATGTTTCTAGGAGCTGTTATTAAAGCATTAGGCGGAAATGTCAATGACTTAAATATATCTAGAAGCTCAGTAGCTAGAAGTAGATTCAAGTATATTGAAGATTTAG gtACCACCATCAGATCAAGCTATTACGAAGAAATGGCAGGAAAGAATTTGATCTTGCACTTTGACAGTAAGTTGGTAAAAGAAATagaggaaaagttaaaaattactgTTAAGAAGGAAAGGGTTGCTATATCTGTTACCAGTCCTGAATTTACTACAAAAGACAATCGCCTACTTGGAATTATACCTGTAGAGAGCACTAAAGGAAAAAATCAAGCCATtgttattcaaaacattttagagTACTTTGAAATAGCGGATAATATAATTGGAGTCTGTACTGATACTACATCAAGTAATACAGGTAGACTAAACGgagctataataataataagtagaattcttaataaatgtttgttttggttTATGTGTCGTCACCACATATATGAACTTCATATAAATCATGCAATACAGGCTATCACTAAAGTTAAATCTAAGGGTCCAAGTAAATCTATGTACTTGGCTTTTCAAAGAAACTGGGAAACTTCTCATGAATCTGTGAATTCAAGAGTTCCAGAACTGAAAATATTTGATTGGAACAAGCTCAAATAA